The genomic window ACAATGTttgattaacaaatttatatatttctaggcATATCCTcagattttcatataattacaGACATGTGTTGATCCTTTATccataaaacaaaacaaaaattgagtcaaaaagtctaacggtttttaaattatacccGGATTTCTAAAcccttaaaatgatattttcgcATGGCCGTGATGCGGAGCCTTAAGCGTTCAGTGTTTACTGTTACCGACTCTAGCAATAAATACACTTCTAAAACGTCTGAAGGAGATATTAGTTGTGGGATAGATTTTTGTACAGGCAATTTTTCCACCGGAATGTTATTACCGTGTAGACATATTTGTCTTCTTCTGTTTGCTAAAGAAGTCGTAAATGAGCGGTGGACATTAGATTACTACAAAACAACGCaacatctttttataaattaagacattttaaaattttatagtaacAATGGCAATTCGAAAGAAATGGAGcagaatattaatattaatattctacCAATTAATAAGCCTCAAACATATAGTCAGAAAAGAAGAAAAGCCTTATTTGTCACAGATTCACTTGCTGATTTAATGGGACAATCTTGTGGTACTTTATTTGAAGATAGACTCGATACACTCAAAAGACTAGAAATGTTATGGAAAgaaggttttaaaaattaaaaatgaagatACTAAGAACGACATTATTTTGCTTAGTAAGTAaaggaaaagttttaaatatgatatttgttcatatttaataaacaattcaaatatcaaaaacatattaataatattaaaaagccCGCTATTCGGCGGATAAGGTGAATAGTTGACACACATCAGCGTAAAAGTCCAGCCGATTATTAAGCAGTTGCCTAtctattttagttattttatatattatctatggTGCTAAATGAATTAATTGACTTATCGGTGTAagtatacaggttggagaatcgATCATTACGCATAGGCAGGCGTAATATGGTGAGCCGCACACATGAATTTTGTATGCTCCGTATGATGTTAGTAGGCCTCTGACTTTGATGGAAAGTATCGtattacttgcaataaaattcGGCAAAATATTAAGCGAAAGTATAAgcaattctaaaatatttttctggtgCAGGCTTTACATATATCGGTATATTGGTGTCCCTAGTTCAATATTCTATACATATGAGAAGAACTCGTGGTAGGCAATGCTACGTAGGTAATGCTCTAAATAAAAAGATGATCTTGGAAAGTTTATTACTTAGTTGTAAAACATGCTATTCGCAATTTAAGGAGTGATCAAGAGTGACATATAGCTTACATCAGTATCATAGCAAGGTTAGCAATGAGATCTCCAGTAACATGGATGTCTCACTTATCTTGTATTGTTAGACTATAGAAAGGGTATGTTGCCTAAGCTGCATCATTTTGGGTTCTCTGCTCGGATCCGCTACTAAAGCGGGCTTTCTTTGTTGGAGGTGCCCGAAGGTgatctgattttctttttactgTTCCTGACTCTTAACTTCTTTCAAGTGAAGGTTCTTCACGACAATTTTCTCACCTGAAGAGGAAATTTCGTCAATGTACTTCTCGATTGCTTTATCAAACACTATCACTAGTACATCCAAAATTTAATCATACTGTGAAAACGTTGTTTCGTAATGATGTTTCACCATTTTCTAAAGCACTTTTTGATGAAGCATATGCAGATCAATAGAGGAAGTAGTTAGGATTTTTGAATTCTGCCATATGGAGTTCTCATTTTATAGCGTCGTCTTTATCGCTTCTATGCAGCTTTAAATAAGGCAATTAAAGACGAGACTCTAGAAATAGCATCTAATTTTCCAGCCACTTACATCTGATGGCATGcccttaaatatatatatatattaaatttttacccTAAACTCAAAGCTTCGTAAAgagcttttaaattaatttgctttttccatgaaggtttcacaaaatttcatTCTGCGCCACTTCGGGAATTTTTCCTTGGAATATTTGAAAGATTTAAAcccatgtttttttccaaatactggtTATAGTTTTATAGTCCATACCTAGTTCCTCTCCAATATTTCTACTTGATTGTATCGAATCTGCTTCTAGGgcactacaaaccatttctACAAGTCGTTCTTGCTCCTTGACCCTTTCTATTAAAGATTCTTGCACTTTAGTGTGGCATTTATGACAATTTATAACAaacttaaaactgttttttcaaGTTCAAAtgtaattgagaaaaaaatcactAGATTTTACTGCCGAATTGTCTCGATAAGaccatttattaatttgaattcttTCTGTAAGAGGGCAAACAGCCATaataagttgagaaaaaaataattgcccTTAAGATAAGAACAGCAAATTAATACCGGACAATTAAATCAGACGACCGGAGGTGGTCCCTCATCGTTGGGAGCAAGCGGACTCTCCAACCTGTATACTTACACTGATAAGCAAATTAATTCGTTTAGGTCCAGAATGTggatatgttaaaaatgaattaaatgatTGGGCTAATTTTACGAAAATACCAagtttcttgaaaaataaagtCTTTAGCGTAAAAATCTGTTGTTTGGAAAATCAACTATAAAGATaccattttccaaaaaaaataataacttattaaatGTTAGTAGACACTTTAATATTctacatatattttttgcttctttGTTTGCTCCAATACTCTCTCAACTGAATATTTACTACCGaataaattatacaattttttttttatcgtcTGCAGACCTTACttaacattaagaaaaaaaaacctaattataACAATACGTTATGCAAATATATACCgcgcaaaaaaaattacttttcataCAAAATTTATGCATGCATCCTCCACATATTCATTCGTACACAAAAGACGTTCtacttgaataaataaaaacaaattttaaacaaccgAAAAACTTGTATTTGCAGACCCGATTACCTTGTTGATAAACCTGGCAATTTTTGCGCTCATTGTATATACGATGCAATGAGGCAAGAAAAAGAGGATTTTTTTGGGGGTGAACGGGGGAACCAGTTTGGGTAACTTGTTGACATTTGGGTTGCAGCTAAAagttaaattgaataattttagtaataatggAAATGAATAATCAATTCggtgattaattattattaaggttTCAGTCTGGCAATTTTTGTCTCTTTGTTGAGGAAATGATTGGTGAGAATGTTGGAAATTGGCTAGAGTGGGATACTATTTGgagtttttttagaagaagcagaaattaaaaaatctcttttatttGACTATTTGACATATATGAAGatccacattaaaaaaaaatattttaaatgattagttttataaaaattggaaaagcgcggatcaatttaaatttatttttaaaataagaacaCGCAATATAAAGTGTAAATAggaatagaaaataaaatagaaaaaagtagaaaataaaaaaaaactaaagattctcattttttttgcatagagAAATCtgtcatatatttaaaaaaattaaattatatagtttttataggataataaaaaaagggtttgcaagaatccgatttttttaatattttaacccttaaatacataacttttttgttttgggtgaaaaaaaatgttaaggcTTAAAACATGATTGGaaagctgaaaaaaattattaaaaaaatatttgcttaaaaattagtttttttttggcacaatttttattgttgcaaTTTTGCATTATTGTGCATTTATAGGcaaattagataattttttcatgaaatcttttaaaacaatttttatttttttttaagcataaaacCACTCCACATTgcatctgttttttttttttaaagaaactggGCAATGAGACACTTGATGACATCAAACGCCTTTTGGTGGTACATATTCCTGTGTACTCTGCCGTCCGTGCGTAGGGCATTTCCTCGCTTAAAATTCCCGATCTAATGAACTTGATGGTCTACCTCTTTTTATCGGTCTACCGTAGATTTTCTCACATTACAAAGACAGTTAGCAACtctacttttaaattttgattactgCAGTATTTCCGACTGTTTTTCTTTTGCGTTTATAACCTTTTCATATAAAAGCCATGCAATTATCAGACTTAAATCcaagaaattgtcaaaaatttgtaaattattttttttactctttagTTTTATTCGATATCTTCCTATAAAGCTGTCCATTAGGTTAACCCCTCCCATGTGACGATTGTATTGGCGAATAATATTAAGGCACTCGATTTCAATGTCTTTGCACTCTTTCTTGTATCTTGTGACAGTACCAGGAGGCTGCTGGCCAGCATAAGTTGACATGAGAGTAACGCATCTATTGTCCTTCCAAATAATAGAGGACAATTCAACCTTGTCGATGGTGATAACATTTTTAACTGAGCTACCACGCTTTtcgttttttagtttattatcggTTGGTAGTTTACAATCTGGAATTTTATGACGAACAACAGTTCCAAGAAAATATATCCCTTTTTCAGCAAGATATATTATTAGCTCTAGAgtagtttaataattattatcacaatataatcaataattttgcaTAGTAGGTATAATCCGAGATAAGCGATTTACGATATTTGCAGACACTCCAATATCAGGTTCCGGACCGTTCTTGTTTCATGATTTTTACTCCCAGAATAAATTTCAAATCGGTAGGCAAATACACCCGCCaagacaaaaattataaaaccccATTTGTGagatttcattttcatttattatatttattttcatttcaaaCAGAGTCGTAACCTATATCCATATTCCAGTATGATGGTACATTTGGCAAGTTTACTAGAGgcgtataataataaatttccttGTTAGTGGCAAAAAGCTAACTTGGTTGTTTGGGTTCTTTTGAACGCAATACAAATTGGTTTTGTTGACGATTTTATCGAATGATAAActcattcaaaaaatattttaaaaaactgtttaatatcTCCAATGCCATTACTTCCCGAGACAGGATTTTATCGCCAAGAAATGCTAATTGAATCGGTCATTTGAGAAAGAGCACATGTTACTTTTAAaccattttacagaaaataagaaaaattaaaaatttcaaagaatggattaaaaaattattttaaaataattagcatTAAAAACTTGTTCGATTTCTGgcataatacaataatatttaaaccttaaagaaaaatttgaaaaaaaatatgggtatttGAAAATGCGCGACATGTGATGTTTCTGAAATGAACATAAAAACTCTTGATTGAATAATAcgtcaaaaaaacataaaatgaaaaacaaaactaattaatGGTCTTCATTTTCAGTTCTCGGCCAATTTAGTATCTCTGTATAAAAGCCGTAGTGTTCTTCTGGAATGTATGCAAAAAGTCGCTTTATGTCTtcaagtttttttgaatttttcggAACCTTTCCTTGTGAATAAGCTGGTTGTTGCACAGGGGTAGGAAGTTGTAATAAGTTCAAGTCCGTGGCAAGTCTAAATTTATGGCTTGTAACCCCGtctataaaattaaacgccTCAACTACGCCAGGttcatttgaagaatatctaAAATGCGTGAAGTTTGAAATGTGTATTTTTGGTCCCTCGGCACACCTCTACCAAGAGATTCAATGgacaaagtgttttttttttatagaacttTGGCCACCAACCTTTAAAATCAGCAATATCTTCAGTTTTTGCAAGTTTTACAAAATATCtggttttttttgttgaattgaCCATCATTTCGACGTATTCCATTATTGAGTAGATTCTATCATGTTTTTAAATCACTCGTTTAATGGTTGCAAAATTTCGATTATTTGGTAAAAAAGAGTGTCCTCGTTGTGGAAAATACTGGTTAATGGTTTCGAATCGCTTCGTATGCACCAACGCCATTAAAAATCTGATTATAGTATGGTTTCGATTCTGACCACTGCAACTGTCGGAGAAAATATGTAGATGTTTAGTCCCGACTGGAATTTCATTTTGGAAAAAGTCCATAAGAAATGACGCTACTTGGTTGGGACCCTTTCTTGCGACACCCTCATGATAAAGGTAGAACTTTGTCTTATGTCTTATtaatgtcttaaataaaaagtttcttataCTGGAACCAGTGGCAATTGAAGATTCTGCATATAATCAAATGTTATTACGACGGTATCATCATTTTCGGGATTTTGGGAAATTTCagtacagagttttagtttgttataaaatttcttaGCTCTGCGTTTATGCACCATTAATTCCGCAGCAGCGGTTCGTTTAGCAGTATCATTCAGCGAGGGACTTTTTATTTTGACACCTAGTTCTTCGCATTTGCAGCAGGTGACCACTTGTAGTCGTCCAAAAGAGACGGAAAATCTTTCTTGAAAGATTTTCAAGTagaacttgtattttattttggttgacgggttctgtattttaaataaatcgtaCATAATTTTCACGTTAAGTTTCTCGTCAAGATAATGTCTTTCTTTGCTACTATAATATGAAATTTTCGTAGGAAAGCTCCTCCTATGATCCTCAATCTGGAAAACTATATTTCGTCCATATGTGgatgttaaaaagtatttaaatgtgTAAGATTTCGGTTTAGCTCGCCCTATATTCCTTGGCCTTTTAACTTTGACGTTTTGGCAAGACATTAACGCTTGTAAATATGCATCCTGCTCATTCTTGGTCGCCAAAAGCCTGAATTTTTGAAGAATCTCCTGACGGTCACCTTCGGAACATCGGTTATGCTTCTTCTGTGTGGTGACCATTTTATATGAATCATATACATGTACTAGAAAATGTTCAGCGTAAATTCTTCTTCCCCTTTCATATAAATgtgacggagtgtacccagaaattgatttttcacATCAACGCCTACTAGAAAGGTACTCCTTTAGTAGTCTTGAGGAGAGGCGAAAATCTGctgatctgaaatttttatttaaacttcttaataataaaattgatttgcCAGACTTATTACGATATGTAAATCTTCATGTGCCCCGCATATCATCTAGAAATTCTGACACATTTTACCTATCTAGACCTAGaacgaatatttgtaaatattctccAATGCGTAGAGCATGTTGCACTTTTAATTCTGTTCAGGATCAATGTGACATATTCAACTGCAGTTTGtccgaaattaaaagagtacgcttttcctagatagtagacataaacaaaattattttttaatcaagtattgtataatattgtaggaaactattgctattaataatgtattctttttttttctttagttttggattgtaatttgtataatattgtatttttttcccccactcaataattggaattttttctgtggagttgtgtaattaaaataaaataaaataaaaataaaataacactttaacttacatctacaaaaaaaaatttacttaacaaaAGCTAACCTAACCTTCAAAACCCGTAACAACTTACCCGCAGTTTTTACCCTGTTCTTTAGCAGAAACTACAGCagctttataattaatatattcttcATCCTTTAGtctagcattttttattatttcacacTTGTATAACTTTCTTTTACCCTTCTTGTTTGTTAAAATAGTCGGAGCACTATCAGAGTTACTACCACTTGTTGACGGCATGGTTTACAATaacaaacaacaaaacaaaaaatagcactACTTATAATGCTTTGAGAAAGAGCACATGTCACTGACATGTGTTTTTACTAAACGGAATCGAATATTAGGAGGAGAATAAAATCGTGCGAATGTTATCGGACAAGTGATGTTACTGTATGGAACGATGCATTTACCCTTAAATATTGCATTATCGGTATGAAATCAAAATGGCCGAAAATATGACATGTGCTGTTTCTCAAATGACCGATTCAATTGAAGATCGTTCAAGGAAAGGTTGTGCTGCTTCCTGCTGTGAAGTTACGTTtctttttacagatttttttgtaCCTGTTTTAGaatcatttttactttattagaGGGCTCGACCTGATACTTATTTCAACCCCGTCGTTTATAGCCTTCATTTGCACTTCATCGCCTAATTCCTCCTCAAATACCCTTAGATCTTCTTGATCCTCATCGTCCTTATCTGAATCACTCAAAATGTAATTTGGGTCTGTTTTGCTGTTAGTATCTGAAAAATCCATTCCATCTTCTATCTATTTGACCAGTTTTTCCATATGGATTGCAAGTCCTCCAAGGCTCATTTTATGTGTCAAACtatgtataatttttctatatttactaTATCGGATAATGTACAAATAcgcaacaaaacaaaaatataaactaacCGCTAAATGCACAATGTTGCATATATGAAACGTccacaaaacttttttttgcatcttcacaaaaaaataataatttttgactgaatacaaataaaatacatacCTTTCTTATAACAATATTACTTTTCTCACAAAAGGATAAACAAATATGCGGGTTTTCCAGCAAGagcaaaatatattacaaatacaACACTGACGATCAGGCGACCactaagaatattatttctaaatatcAGTATGTAGCATCATCTATGAGTAACTCTTTATATTACACTCTTTAAGATACTAAAGATACTGTTGTAAATATGCAACGATATGCACTCACGAAATAAGATATTTCGTTAGCAGCTTACGATAGGTGAAATAGGTTTGTGGCATTTTTGCAACATAATGCATTTAAGAGTTAAAATTATTgctaagaatttaaaaatcaagggattttattaaagaagtcaccgaataaaaatcaataatatatgAATATAATATCATAGCTGTTTGTACTCCTTCCGAGAgttcaaattaataaatgtagAATCTAGGGATTcgtttttaactattttttaattttaaatgtggtttcGAACTTTGAGACGTCCAGACGTTTGTCAAGATTATCATAAAGTTGATTCAACACTATCAAGTAGAAGttttggagaggaactgggtatAAATCATAAAACTGTTaccagtatttggaaaaaaacatgaatacaaatatttcaaacaTTCCAAAACTCAGGAAAAAAGTAATGTACTTGCTTACTTGACACACTTATTTCTAGTGTGTAGATTTTTGGCAATCCTACAACTTTGCTATAGAAAGTTTTGCTCTGCTCCTATGGTTTTGGCCCTATTTTTGCCTTACGtgaattatcaaaattaagtcttaaaaaattcattgaaatTTGATAACTAATGTTTATCGTAAAAGGgtattataaaaactacaatacTTTgtactatactaattttatttaaattattctagaaAACATTCTCTATCTAAATTTACTAATTATGATAAAACATTCATGAAACGTTaaacaaaaccattttaatGCTTAAAGTGCTTTTTATGGCCCAACCCACCTTCTCCTAACAGACTCTTCGTGATGACACTCACAGGCTTCTCAAACACAATTGGATGTCGAAAATCGCTTGGAAACCTTAAAGGTCCTTTCATGGTAACTAAAagaaattcaacaaaattaacattatatcAGGACGAAACAAAAAAAGACCTCATTATAAAGCCAGTTTGGCAGGTTCTTACGAATTTGTCGATTGACAtttaaaaacacaattaaaagcGATCGTGTGTCCGTTTTCAAGTAAAAGATCATTGCCATCGACAATTAACTGCCTTCTATTTGTCTTAATTACCAACAATGGGTGTTACATGTTATTTTATGACTAGGCATAATGAGATTATTATAGGGggactatttaatttatattacaaattCTCACCATGATTTATGTCTCTATATTTGATAAAAGCCTTAAAACCATTTCCCTCGTCTACCTTATACCATACGGATCTTACTTTTCCGTCTGGCTGGAGGAAGCTATAAGAGCCTCTTACCATGTTGTCGCTACCCTCTTCAGTGTGTTGGCTTACCACTGAGCCTGCATCTATGACATATGAAAATGTATAGGGAtcctgaaaatatattttt from Anthonomus grandis grandis chromosome 13, icAntGran1.3, whole genome shotgun sequence includes these protein-coding regions:
- the LOC126744113 gene encoding cuticle protein 8-like, with amino-acid sequence MSFHVIFLVVVCQVAVGYGAIVNRDPYTFSYVIDAGSVVSQHTEEGSDNMVRGSYSFLQPDGKVRSVWYKVDEGNGFKAFIKYRDINHVTMKGPLRFPSDFRHPIVFEKPVSVITKSLLGEGGLGHKKHFKH